A section of the Sedimentisphaera cyanobacteriorum genome encodes:
- the rnc gene encoding ribonuclease III — translation MAGDSSALQEAIGYQFKDESLLEKALTHTSSVSERSLSNERLEFFGDAVLDLIICEFIYNSYPDYSEGELTKIKGLVVSRKVCSKISQPLKLNEYIKVGKGAEKFGSLSGSIAAGVLEALIAAVYLDSGLEQTEELVLRLFKPHIIEAAESQHQGNYKSLLQQYFQKKHGEAPVYEIVDEQGPEHHKCFQAEALWDKKSLGKGWGMNKKEAEQKAAHNALDNLRLLEEDSQPEGHENDENKDEDTSNSLKQVQNR, via the coding sequence ATGGCCGGCGACAGTTCAGCTCTGCAGGAGGCAATAGGCTATCAGTTCAAAGATGAGAGTCTTCTCGAGAAGGCCCTCACCCACACTTCAAGTGTTTCAGAAAGGTCTTTGAGCAATGAACGGCTCGAATTTTTCGGTGATGCCGTTTTAGATTTGATTATATGCGAATTTATATACAATTCATATCCTGATTACAGCGAAGGCGAGCTTACAAAAATTAAGGGTTTGGTAGTTTCGCGGAAGGTATGCTCGAAGATATCTCAGCCTCTCAAGCTTAATGAGTATATAAAGGTTGGCAAAGGAGCTGAGAAATTCGGGTCGTTAAGCGGCTCGATAGCCGCAGGTGTGCTGGAAGCTCTGATAGCGGCTGTTTATTTAGACAGCGGCCTTGAACAAACAGAAGAGCTGGTTTTAAGGCTTTTCAAGCCGCATATAATCGAGGCGGCAGAAAGCCAGCATCAGGGAAATTACAAATCTCTGCTCCAGCAGTACTTCCAGAAAAAACACGGCGAAGCGCCTGTTTATGAAATAGTTGATGAACAAGGCCCCGAGCACCACAAGTGTTTTCAGGCAGAAGCTCTCTGGGATAAAAAGAGCCTCGGGAAGGGCTGGGGGATGAACAAAAAGGAGGCAGAACAAAAAGCAGCTCACAATGCCCTTGATAATCTAAGACTGCTGGAAGAAGATTCTCAGCCTGAAGGACACGAGAATGACGAGAATAAAGATGAAGACACTTCAAACAGTTTAAAACAGGTTCAAAACCGCTGA
- the pyrR gene encoding bifunctional pyr operon transcriptional regulator/uracil phosphoribosyltransferase PyrR, producing MKKIYGGEKIDSAIENMSEQIKSRGFDKTKIGILGIRNKGVIVARRLADSLNKKLDGDVEFGSIDITFYRDDITIRGPEAVPVVGVTEINFDINHRIIILADDVLHTGRSCRAAMDAVVEFGRPAKIMLAVLLDRGGREFPIQADFVGDYFENLAEDELLNVKFREAEGEDGIFIDSK from the coding sequence ATGAAAAAAATTTACGGCGGAGAAAAAATTGATTCTGCTATTGAAAATATGTCCGAGCAGATCAAAAGCCGAGGTTTTGATAAAACCAAAATCGGAATCCTCGGAATTAGGAATAAAGGCGTAATCGTTGCAAGACGCCTGGCGGATTCGTTGAATAAAAAGCTGGACGGGGATGTAGAATTTGGCTCTATCGATATAACTTTCTACAGGGATGATATCACCATCCGAGGTCCTGAAGCAGTTCCTGTGGTTGGGGTAACAGAAATAAACTTTGATATCAATCACAGAATAATAATACTTGCAGATGACGTGCTTCATACAGGGCGTTCGTGCAGGGCTGCAATGGATGCTGTAGTGGAATTCGGCAGGCCTGCAAAAATTATGCTCGCTGTTTTGCTGGACAGAGGCGGGAGAGAATTCCCAATTCAGGCGGATTTTGTTGGCGATTATTTCGAAAACCTCGCAGAAGATGAGCTTCTAAATGTAAAATTCAGGGAAGCTGAAGGCGAAGACGGCATATTCATAGACAGTAAATAA